Genomic window (Bacteroidota bacterium):
AATGATTATTTCGGCAAGATCAATGTGATCGCGAGCAATAAAGTTGATATCGCGGCGCTTGGATATTTTGGAGCGACGACGTTTGAAGTTCCGAACCACATCGTCTCCGGCCCTCAGAATCAGAGTCAGGATTTACAATCGCTCTTCTTCGGCGCGCGTGTCAATTATTCGCTATCGAATGCCTCTGTCATTAGTCTGCTCGGATACACTCGCCGGCAATTGGCGGACCTGACGAGTAACGGGCTCGACCGCATGAATCCTGCGGATAGCGTCCAATTGAAGACCGCGCTACTCAGCGAGCGCTATTTTGTCGGGGCGCACCGCAAGGATGTCGAGAGTGGAGGTCAGCTCGAATACTCGACAAAGACCGATTGGTTTGGCGACGAGAACGAGTTTAAGATGGGCCTAGGTGGCGAGATATTCCCGATCAGTGAATTTCTGACGTTTGCCGTAACCGATTCGAATATTTCAAATTCCAACTATCCCGGCGGCGATGCGCGCTTTGCGGCGTATGACTTGACACGAAGCGGGAGTCCCTTCCTCGTCGATACCAGCGCGACCGGCAAGCGTATTTCTGGCTATGCGCAGGACCGCGTTACCGCCGGCGATTGGACACTTTCAGGCGGCGTGCGCTATGATCTCTATGACTTCCTCGATCAGGAGAGTGGAATCTCCCCACGGGTGAATGCGATCTATCGCGCGAGCGACCGGCTGGTGATTCGAGCGTCCTACAACCGGATGTTCATGCAGGCTCCGCTCGAAAACGATCTTGTTTCGAGTTCTATGCAGGCGGGGCAGCTTGTTGGCTCGGCACAAGCGGGCGCACCGCAGATCGTTCAAAGTGAGAAATCCCATGTGCTCGAAATCGGCGCAGGCTACCGACTGAACAAGTATGTCAATCTGGATTTAACCGGCTATGGCAAGTTGATCGACGACATGATCGTGAAAGTCGAGCTGGGAAATTCCGGCGTCATCTTTCCAGCCAATATCAAGAATGGCATTGTCGGTGGAGGCGATTTGGAAGTGTTGCTTCGCGATTGGAATAATTTCTCTGGGCGACTGGCATTCTCGACGACGGTCTCGAAAGGCAAAGTGCCGAGCGATGGCTCCTCGCCATTCGCGGCGGGACTCGTGCTTGGCGAGGAAGGTTTCAGCTATTCGCATCCGTTTTCGGGCGAAGACATGTTCAACACGGAGCATAACCAGCTCATGACAGCGTCCTTTGCGTTGCGCTATGATTTTGCCGCCGGATTTTTCGGTGTCATTTCAGGCCGCTACGACAGCGGCCTCCCGTTCGACCTCGTGGATACAAATCATCTGGGCCCGGATGCGACGCGAGCACGACAGATATTGCTCGATCGGGGTTATACGCCGGACGTGATCGACTTGTTGAATCTTCAGCCGGAGATGCCCGGATCGCCAGACCGCTCGGTGGCTCCGCACGCGACATTTGACGCCTCGGTCGGTGCAAGTCTCGCGCGGTTTGGGCTGCCCGTTCAGCTCATTGGCTCGGTCATCAATATCTTCGACACGAAGTACCTCTATAAATTCGAATCGACATTCGGCGGCACGCACTTTGGCACCCCGAGGATGTTTTTGCTGAGGGCGGAGCTGGCACCATAGAAAGTTGTCGCGTAGATTCTATTGAATCTATAGATTGTATAGAATCTATTCTTGATGGAAGATCGAACAAAGATAATTGTTGAGCTCTCCGCACTCGCGTCTCGTCCGGAGCACCGAGAGCGACTGCGAGATGCGTTGGCTGCAGCCCGCGCTGCTGCCCAGGTTAAGCGTGAAGAAATCTACGAGTGCTTCCTGCAATTGCATCTTTTCGCCGGATTTCCCGCTGCGCTCGAAGCCATGCGTGCCCTCCGGGCAGCGTGGCCTCGTGGGCACGATGAGAAGCTGGAGGTACGAGAACCGGTCAGCTACCCGCAGTTTGTCGAGCGGGGGCAGAAGCTCTTTGAGCAAGTATATGGTGCTAATTCGGAACGCGTGCGTGCAGAAATCCGCGACCTGAGCGTCGAACTTGGCGCATGGACCATGAATGATGGCTACTCCAAAACACTTTCACGGCCGGGTCTGGCGAGCATCGCACGCGAGCTTGCTACGGTCGCGGGACTGACACAGCTTGGCTGGGAGCGGCAGTTATTCTCGCATATTCTGGGCGCGCGGAACGTTGGCGCTTCCAAAGAGGACGTCGAGGAGGCGATTTCCATTGGCGCCCTGGGGGACGAAGAAAAGCTGAAACGGGCGCTGGTTTTGGCGAAGAAGTGAAATAGGAGTGCCCACTCCTGTGTTATGCGCCGCGAAATGAACCCACTTAATAAGGCCATCTCCCTGGCCCTGCCGTTTATTCCGAAGCCGATCGTCCGCAAAGTAAGTCAGCGCTATATTGCTGGTGCCACGCTGGACGATGCCGTCAGAACAGTCCGTGCGCTGAATTCGAAAGGCGCAATGGCGACCGTCGACGTGCTCGGCGAGTTTATCACCACGTTGGATCAGGCCCGGGAGAATACAAAGAACTCGTGCGATGTCCTGCGCAGGCTCCATCATGATAGCCTGAAGGGTAATCTTTCGATCAAACTAACTTCGCTCGGACTCGCGCTGGATGAGGGGATCTGCGAGCAGCACGTCCGCGAGATCCTTGTGACGGCCCGTGAGAACGGAAATCAACTCGTCCGCATGGACATGGAGAATTCGCCGTACACCGATGGCACGCTGAATCTCTACCGCAAAATGCGGCGAGACTTTGCTAATGTGGGATGTGTGCTCCAATCTTATATGCGACGCACGCTTTCGGATATTGAAACACTTGTTACGGAAGGGCGGAAGCAAGGAGTTGCTACCAATGTCCGGCTTTGTAAGGGCATCTACGTCGAGCCGGAAGCGATCGCATTCCAAAAGCGACGCGAGGTCCAGGAGAATTATTTAAGGGCACTCGAAGCGCTATTTGCTGCCGGTGCGTATGCTGGCATTGCCACGCATGATGACGTCTTGATCGAGGGCGCTAAAGGGCTCGTCCGCAAATACCACTTGGATAATAGCCAATTCGAGTTTCAAATGCTCCTCGGTGTGCGCGAGCAAGTCCGCGATGCGCTCATCCGCGATGGCTACAGGCTGAGAGTTTATGTGCCGTTCGGCGAAGACTGGTATGGCTATTCGATCCGGCGTTTGAAAGAGAACCCGAAGATGGGCGGATATATCGTCAAGGCACTTTTAACGGGGAAGTAAGCTTTTTCAAGTCATGAAGCAAGCGAATCGTCATACTCCCATCATTTTGCCAAAAAAGAAGAGGGCTGCCAAGGGACGATCGCTACCCAGCGTTCGAAATCAAGCTGTTCCTCCCAGGAGGTTGACTGCGCCGATTTTCAATACTGAATTTTCGGGCAAGCCACTGAAGTATATCCGACCGTTCGATCCCGTATGGCCAGTCGAGAAAATCTAATTCTTCTGGATACTCACATTTGGGTGTGGTCGGTCTTTCGGAGTCCTCGGCTGGAGGCTCGGTTTGCGGAATTGATTGACGCTCGTTTTGAATCCGTTTGTGTTAGCGTGACGTCCTGCTGGGAAATCGCGATGTTGGCTGCAAAACGCAGGATCGATCTCACACTTCCTACTTCTGAATGGTTTGGGAAGGTTTTTGCGCAGTCCGGCATTCGAGTGCTTCCCATTACGCCGGAAGTGACAGTGGAAGCATATGAACTCCCTGGCAGATTTCATCAGGATCCCGCCGATCGAATGATCGTTGCAACCGCTCGATTACATAAGTGTCTCTTGATTACGGAAGATGAAAAGATCGTCCGGTATCCGTTTGTCGAGACGGCAGAATAAGTATGACAGTTATCCTGAACGGCCCGCTTGGTGTCGGCAAAACTGAAACCGCGTGGAAGCTGCTCGACTATTTGGACCATGCTGCGATCTTGGACTGTGATTATGTTGGCGGTAACACTACGTCAATCGATCATCGGGATTCGTCCTCGGTCCATGCGGCCCTTGAGTGCGTTGCAGCGCTCGCGAAATACCAAAGCGAAAGGATGGGGATCGAGCATTTTGTTGTAAGCGGCGTGTTTGAAACTCAAGTGCAATTATCGCTCGCAACGTCGATGCTTTCAGAGATTAATCGTCCAGTCTTTCCATATCTGTTGTTGGCAACGCCAGTCGAACTCGAGCGGCGTGTCCGAGTGCGCGGTAACGGGAATGTCCTGCGAGAGGTCGATCGCGCTCTCGAACTACTCAAGATTCTCGGTCACAACCGGCCTGGCAAACTGTTCGACGTAACAAATCTCACAGTGGACCAAACGGCCGAGACACTTTGGAAGGATATTCAGTTACTACAATCAATCAATTAATCAGAGCGTGGAATTCGATCACCTGTTCAGCCTCGAGGAAGCACAAACGCTCCTCGCCGAGATCAAGCCAAAGCTCGCTGAAATGGTCGAGCTGAAGCTCGCCTGCGACCATAGAGGCTATGACGTATACCGCCATCAATATTTCGGCGGGATGGGCCCCAATGGCCAAAAGGAATTCCCGCCCGAGATGGAGCGCCTCGCACAGATTGCGAGCGAGTTGGATGAAGCCGGTATCGAGGTCAAAGATGTGGGGACTGGGCTCATCGACTTTCCGCATCGCCGCAGAACAGGAGAGATCGTGTTTCTCTGCTACAAACATGGGGAAGCGGAGCTAACTGCATGGCACACGATCGAAGGGGGATTCCGCAGCCGGAAAAGTCTCGAAAGTTTGTGAGTGTTTTGTTCGTAATTTGCAGGTCTAAAAGTATCAAATCATGATGAAATCCTGCACGCCGTTCTTCGCCATTGTTCTACTTTCGTTCACTCTGATCTCGTGCGGTAAGCGGGACATGCCCCCGGCCATGCCGCAAAAGGATACGATTCAATCGGAGAAACTGGATACCTCGCGTATCACGCCGGCTGTCGGCCAGACCACCGCGATCACCGGACTCGCTGAAGCGGGACAAAAGATATTCTACAGCACGAAATATGGCAAGATCACGGATGCCTGCGCATCCTGCCACACTGACGGACTTCCGACCACCAAAGATACGCGCATTCGCCCAGGCCACACTCTTGTTGGTGTGACCAGCAGAGTTAGCACGTGGAATGGTCAGTTTAAGGGCAATGCTTTAGCCAAAAACGCGTATGGCGCGACGATGTGCGCCGTCATGTACCTGCATAAGGGCGATGATATGGCGACAGTCATGCCCAAAGGCGACATCGATGCGATGAATGCATACTTGGAGGCGATCAAGAATAATCCTGGAGCGATTGCCAGCACACTCAAGATTCAATGGGTCACGAAGCCAGCATTGCATGAGGAGGATAAGATCGACGAAAAGGCTGCGGGTACTGCCGCCA
Coding sequences:
- a CDS encoding proline dehydrogenase family protein, with amino-acid sequence MNPLNKAISLALPFIPKPIVRKVSQRYIAGATLDDAVRTVRALNSKGAMATVDVLGEFITTLDQARENTKNSCDVLRRLHHDSLKGNLSIKLTSLGLALDEGICEQHVREILVTARENGNQLVRMDMENSPYTDGTLNLYRKMRRDFANVGCVLQSYMRRTLSDIETLVTEGRKQGVATNVRLCKGIYVEPEAIAFQKRREVQENYLRALEALFAAGAYAGIATHDDVLIEGAKGLVRKYHLDNSQFEFQMLLGVREQVRDALIRDGYRLRVYVPFGEDWYGYSIRRLKENPKMGGYIVKALLTGK
- a CDS encoding DUF2203 family protein, giving the protein MEFDHLFSLEEAQTLLAEIKPKLAEMVELKLACDHRGYDVYRHQYFGGMGPNGQKEFPPEMERLAQIASELDEAGIEVKDVGTGLIDFPHRRRTGEIVFLCYKHGEAELTAWHTIEGGFRSRKSLESL
- a CDS encoding carboxymuconolactone decarboxylase family protein, with amino-acid sequence MEDRTKIIVELSALASRPEHRERLRDALAAARAAAQVKREEIYECFLQLHLFAGFPAALEAMRALRAAWPRGHDEKLEVREPVSYPQFVERGQKLFEQVYGANSERVRAEIRDLSVELGAWTMNDGYSKTLSRPGLASIARELATVAGLTQLGWERQLFSHILGARNVGASKEDVEEAISIGALGDEEKLKRALVLAKK
- a CDS encoding cytochrome c, coding for MMKSCTPFFAIVLLSFTLISCGKRDMPPAMPQKDTIQSEKLDTSRITPAVGQTTAITGLAEAGQKIFYSTKYGKITDACASCHTDGLPTTKDTRIRPGHTLVGVTSRVSTWNGQFKGNALAKNAYGATMCAVMYLHKGDDMATVMPKGDIDAMNAYLEAIKNNPGAIASTLKIQWVTKPALHEEDKIDEKAAGTAAKAVMMLPADPDAGKNTYDRTCAYCHAMTDKKVGPPLKKAMDTPQAGAKSVRCGSAAMPFYAKDILSDQQVADVIAHIQQQLGQ
- a CDS encoding type II toxin-antitoxin system VapC family toxin, whose amino-acid sequence is MASRENLILLDTHIWVWSVFRSPRLEARFAELIDARFESVCVSVTSCWEIAMLAAKRRIDLTLPTSEWFGKVFAQSGIRVLPITPEVTVEAYELPGRFHQDPADRMIVATARLHKCLLITEDEKIVRYPFVETAE